DNA sequence from the Deltaproteobacteria bacterium genome:
CTGGAAAAACGGCAGCCCGGTTGAAATCCGACCCGCTGTTGTTTTGCCGCGACCAGGAGTTTTCCCGCATCCCTTCCGTCCTTGAATCGGGCCCAGATGAAAAACCCGCCCTCCGGTATCCGAAAATCGAGTTCCGGAATCCTTTCCTGCAGCCGCTTCCCAAAAAACGCCTTGCGCCTTTTGTAGGTATCCTTGAAACCATCTAGTATTTCCTTTTGCAGGCCAAGGTCGATCACACTGGCAACGATGCCGGCAGTGAACGGGTTCGATCCGCCGCCGCTGTCCAAAAGACCGCACATCGAAACGCGCTCCAGGATTTTTTTATCGGCCTGCATCCACCCCAGCCTGAGTCCCGGCGCCAGAATCTTCGAAAACGATCCCAGTGAAACCACACCCTCGGCACCTTTAAAAGCAGCCATGGGAGGAGGAGGCTTCTCCCCGTAGGAAAGCAGTTGGTAAACCTCGTCTGCAACAACCAGGAAATCGTATTGGTTGCTCAACCGAATCAACGCTTCACGCCTTTTCTCGGAAAGGGTTACGCCTGCGGGGTTGTGGAACACCGGAATGGTGTAAACCAGCTTGGGGCGGTATTTTTTCACCCTCGCTTCCAGTCCCTCAACGATCAGGCCGTTGCGGTCCATGGGTGCGCCGACGACGTTGAGGTGGTGATCGGCAAAAATTCGCAGGGCGAGAAAATAGGAAGGTTCCTCGACGATGATGGTGTCCCCCGGTTTGACGAAGAGGGTGCATATCAGGTCCAAGGCTTGGGAAATCCCCGCGGTTATCAATATCTCTTCCCTATCCATGCGCAGACCGCAAGCGTCACTTAGAAATGCCGCCAGCGCCACCCGCAAACGGTCACTGCCCTGCTGTGCCCCGTACTGCAGTATTTCGGGGTTCGCCTCGCTCAACTGGTGATCCGCAGCCCGTTTTATTTTTTTCAGGGGCAGCAGTTCCACCTGAGGCTGTCCGACGCCGAGATCGATGACCCCCTTCGGTACGCTTGCCTGGGTTATCTGATATTTTTTCATTTTCCAGTTAGAAGCCCCTCCCTGCAAAAGGGTATGCAGTGACCGCTCTTTGGCGGGCCTCAACCCGATGTTCCCTCAAGGTTGCAACCCGGCGCTGGGGTTTATTTGTCCATTGACGGCATAACAGATCCTTGGCTATAATCTAACCTGAATAAACTGAAAATAATAATGTCTAATATCAAAATGCTAAACAATTTCAAATGATCCAATAAAAAAATAAAGGATCCGAGGGTCCAAGGATTCCAGGGGCCAGGGGTAAGACCATAGAGGTCAGACGCCTTACGGTTCACTGAATACGGCTCAGGGTACAGGGTGCAATGTGCAGACCGCTCAACGCATGATGCTTTGAAATTGCCGTGCGCCATCCGTTTTACGTTTAACATTTCACGGTTCACGACTTAATACGGGGCACGCCGTATACCGTGCACCGTACACCGTATACCGTTTTAAATTTGAATTTGGTGAATTAGAATTTTCGACTTTTTACATCCGGCCCCTTGGAGCAAGCATGTCCGCTAACGAAGCCGTTGACAAGTGCCTTCTGGATGCCCTGGAAAACATCGAAAACTTTATCAGGGAAACGACCGGGAAGCCGGCAACGGCCCGGGAAATCGCCAATGCCCTGAAACGCTATTTCGTTCTCAATGAAATCAAGGCACACATTGTCATGGACAGGGAGGGAGGGTAGCGCTTGGGAAAAAAGCAGCCGTCATCGGAACTGAACATACTGGAACATGATTACAGCATCCGCTCCTATGAAGTGGACGCCGCCGGCAGACTCTCCATACCTTCGATCTTCAACCTGCTCCAGAATGCCGCCAGCGAACATGCCTTGAGGCTGGGTGTCTCCGTTCACCAGCTGCTGGAAAAAAACATAACCTGGGTGCTCTCGCGTATGATCTTGAGAATGGAATCGTTTCCTGCCTGGAGGGATCGCATCCGGGTCAGAACCTGGCCGTCAGGCATGCAAACCGTCTTTGCTTTGAGGGATTTCGAAATCCGGGATCATGAAGGGCGCACCATTGGCCGTGCTACAAGCGCCTGGATCGTTATCGATGCCGACAAGCGCAGACCCATGCGTCCCACGTCGCTCGCCGACCAGATCAACGCCATCGAGGGACTGCACGCACTGGACCACCCGCTCAATAAATTGCCCAAATGTGAAGCCCCCCAACACCAAAGCGACTTTTTTGTACGCTACCACGACCTGGACATCAATCAGCACGTTAACAACGTCAGCTACATTGAATGGCTCCTGGAGAGCGTGCCCGCATTCGGCCGCGAAGATCTCACCCTCCGGGAGCTCGAACTCAATTTTTTGGGTGAAGCGTTCAAAGGGGACCGGGTTATCGCCAAGTGCCGAGTGGAAGACGCTTTACAACCGCGTTTTTCCCATACCATCTTCCGGGAGGAAGACCAGGCGGAGCTGATCCGGGCCCGCACCCTCTGGCATCAAAAGTGAAGATCACAAGCAGACAACAATCGATACTCAAATACGTTCAGGTTAACATCCCGCTGCGGATGCTGGTCGAATCATACTTTCCGCTTTTTAGGGATAACGGTATCAACCCTGAAATCGGCATCGATGCGGATGTTCTGGAGCATCGCACCCGGTTTGACTTCGAAAAGATCTCTCGTTCCCTGGCCGCTTATGGCCCCCGCATCACCATGCACGGCCCCTTCATCGACTTGTCGGCCGGCTCCAAGGACCCCCGTATCAGGGAGATCACGCGTAAACGGCTGGAACAGTTTCTTGAAATCGTACCGTTTTTCAAACCCGTCACAGTGGTTTGCCATGCCGGTTATGATGCAAAGCGCTATGCGTTTTTCAAAGAAGAATGGATCGAAAACAGTCTGCTGTTATGGTCCTGGTTCGCCGGGAAGCTGAACAAAAACGGTGTTCGCCTGATGCTGGAGAACGTGTACGAAAAGAATCCTTTGGAAATGCAAATGCTGCTGGACAGACTCCGGCGCAAACATGTCGGTCTCTGCCTGGACACAGGGCATCTGTGGTCTTTCGGTCAATCCACGCCCGAAATCTGGATCGACACCCTCGGTGAGTTTATCGGCCAGTTTCACCTGCATGACAACGACCGCACTTTCGACCACCACTTGGGAATGGGGTCGGGCAACATCGATTTCGAGCCGGTCTGGCGTTTCATCGGGTCAACGACACACGATCCCCCGGTTGTCACCTTGGAACCGCACACGCAAAAAGACCTGATAAACAGTCTGGTGTACCTGGAGCCGTATGCCGACCTGCTGCACCGGTTGTCATAATTTTATTGGCGATTAATCTTCAAAAAAATGTCACTCTGTCAAACGCAATAGATGGCCAGTGAGGTTGACTTCAACGTTGCAACTGTGAGGTTGATCATGACCAGCGAATCCAATGATCTCTATCCGGACAAAGGCGCAAGAGAAGACGGCGCAACCCGCCCCGGCAAAGGGGAAAAAACTGCAACCGCAGAAGGAGGCTCGACGACGGAAGCCTATGACGCCATCGCCTATGACGTTCGGGTCAATGCCATCAAGCACCTGATAGAAGCTTTCGGCGAAAGGCATCTCACGCGTGAATACACCACCTACGCCCTCAATCTCTGCGACAAGGTTTCGTTGACGCCGGACCTGGACATTCTGCGGGGTCAAAAGTCAATCTGGGCGGCCGCCCTTGTCCACGTCATGGCACGGCTGAATCTGCTTTTCGACACCAATAGCGACGTGGTCCTGACGCCGGCGTTGATCTGTTCACATTTCAAAACGGTCAAATCGACGGTCGGGAATCGGGCCTCGCAGATCCAAAAAGTGTGCGGGCTTGTCCCGGGCGCAAGAGGTTTCTGCCGACAGGAAAAAGCGGATGTCAAACCCGGCGGCAGCAAACAGATGAATTTGTTTAACGATTAACTTTCTTGTATGATTTTATGAAACCTGTACTGATTATCAAACTTGGCGACAGCCTCCCTGAACTCGTTGAATACAAAGGGGACTTTGAAGACTGGCTTATGGCGCCCATGCACGCGGCCTCCCTGGAAACGCATGTCGTCGACCCCCGACGGGGGACGGAACTGCCGCCGCCGGAAGCGTTCGCGGGGATTCTGCTGACCGGATCCCATGCCATGGTCACCGACAGCGAATCGTGGAGCCGCAGAACCGCCGCCTGGTTGCCCGGGGCCGTTCGCTCCGGCCCGCCGCTGTTAGGCGTGTGCTACGGCCACCAGCTGCTGGCGGAAGCCATGGGTGGAACCGTCGGCAATCATCCGCGTGGTACGGAGATGGGAACCGTAACTGTCGGCCTGACGGCCGGGGCCGGCAACGACCCCCTCATGCAAACGCTTCCTCAAAACCTGCCGGCGCATGCCAGTCACTCGCAAACCGTGATTACCCTGCCGCCGGAAGCCGTTCTGCTGGCGTCCAACGCCTGGGAAGCCCATCACGCCTTTTCCATCGGCGACTGCGCCTGGGGTATCCAGTTCCACCCCGAGTTCGATGCCGCCATCATGTCCACCTACATCAAAGCGTTTAGCGCCGCCCTGAAAAAACAGGGCCAAAACACCGAGAGGTTGCTGAAACACGTGCAGGAAACCCCCGACAGCCGGAGAGTGCTGGAACGGTTTGCGCAGATCGTCCTGGAAAAAGAAAGGGGCAGATAATCGAAGCGGGCCTCACAAAAAACACGAAATACTTAAAACGGATCCCCGCGGCAAGCCGCGGGGATCCGTTTTTTTCCGCTTTGTTATCGCTTTCAGCAATCAGCTGGTGCTCTCCAGCGCTTGAGCCGCCATAACGCCGGCAGGCTTTTCTGAATAGCCGCTGCCGGAGACCGAAGCGCCGACACCGCGATAGGTGGAAACCTCGAAATCCGGGTAGGCGTTGCCTCCGTGCTCCGAGAAATCCAGGCCTTCCAGCTCCTCTTCGGGGGAGACCCTCAAGCCGATGGTCTTGTCAACGAGCTTGAACAGGACAAAGGCAACCGGGAACACCCACAAAAAGCAGGCCGCGATTCCCAGAACCTGGACGCCGATAATCTTGGCGGAAGTGCCGCCGATGTTGAAAATTCCGGCCGCCAGCGTCCCCCAGGCGCCGTTGACGCCGTGAACCGAGATGGCGCCGACGGGATCGTCGATTCTGATTTTGTCGAAAAACAGTACCGACACCAGCACCAGCACACCGGCTATCGCGCCGATGATTACCGCACTCAACGGTGAAACGTTGGCACAGGGAGCCGTAATGGCCACCAGGCCCGCCAGGGCGCCGTTCAGGCTCATACCCACTTCGGGTTTCCCGAACTTGAGCCAGGAGGTGTACATGGCCACAACACAACCGGCAGCCGCAGCCAGGTTGGTGTTGACGAAAATCATGGCAATATCCGTGTTGGCCGCCGTGGTGGAACCGGGATTGA
Encoded proteins:
- a CDS encoding PLP-dependent aminotransferase family protein yields the protein MKKYQITQASVPKGVIDLGVGQPQVELLPLKKIKRAADHQLSEANPEILQYGAQQGSDRLRVALAAFLSDACGLRMDREEILITAGISQALDLICTLFVKPGDTIIVEEPSYFLALRIFADHHLNVVGAPMDRNGLIVEGLEARVKKYRPKLVYTIPVFHNPAGVTLSEKRREALIRLSNQYDFLVVADEVYQLLSYGEKPPPPMAAFKGAEGVVSLGSFSKILAPGLRLGWMQADKKILERVSMCGLLDSGGGSNPFTAGIVASVIDLGLQKEILDGFKDTYKRRKAFFGKRLQERIPELDFRIPEGGFFIWARFKDGRDAGKLLVAAKQQRVGFQPGCRFSSVQGFNDYLRLCFSYYNRDDLEKGVARLAKAIAG
- a CDS encoding sugar phosphate isomerase/epimerase; this translates as MKITSRQQSILKYVQVNIPLRMLVESYFPLFRDNGINPEIGIDADVLEHRTRFDFEKISRSLAAYGPRITMHGPFIDLSAGSKDPRIREITRKRLEQFLEIVPFFKPVTVVCHAGYDAKRYAFFKEEWIENSLLLWSWFAGKLNKNGVRLMLENVYEKNPLEMQMLLDRLRRKHVGLCLDTGHLWSFGQSTPEIWIDTLGEFIGQFHLHDNDRTFDHHLGMGSGNIDFEPVWRFIGSTTHDPPVVTLEPHTQKDLINSLVYLEPYADLLHRLS
- a CDS encoding DUF6398 domain-containing protein, whose translation is MTSESNDLYPDKGAREDGATRPGKGEKTATAEGGSTTEAYDAIAYDVRVNAIKHLIEAFGERHLTREYTTYALNLCDKVSLTPDLDILRGQKSIWAAALVHVMARLNLLFDTNSDVVLTPALICSHFKTVKSTVGNRASQIQKVCGLVPGARGFCRQEKADVKPGGSKQMNLFND
- a CDS encoding glutamine amidotransferase, whose translation is MKPVLIIKLGDSLPELVEYKGDFEDWLMAPMHAASLETHVVDPRRGTELPPPEAFAGILLTGSHAMVTDSESWSRRTAAWLPGAVRSGPPLLGVCYGHQLLAEAMGGTVGNHPRGTEMGTVTVGLTAGAGNDPLMQTLPQNLPAHASHSQTVITLPPEAVLLASNAWEAHHAFSIGDCAWGIQFHPEFDAAIMSTYIKAFSAALKKQGQNTERLLKHVQETPDSRRVLERFAQIVLEKERGR